Within the Dolichospermum compactum NIES-806 genome, the region ATCAAATGAAAGCTTGTGTGGAAACTGTATTTGATCAACCAGGGTTAAGATTTCTCTTTTCTAGCCGTTCCCCAGTACCCGATATTCTGGATACAAATAGTAAACCTTTATTTGCAGATGGTTATACATTTATTCCTGGAAAAGATGACGTAATACGAGAAGGAACAGCCGGCTATATCGTTAGCTTTGGAGAGGTACTTTACCGCGCCTTAGAAGTAGTAGAAAGCCTGAAAAAACAGGGAATTAATGTCGGTTTAATCAATAAATCCACATTGAATCTAGTAGATGAAGAAATCATGGCAAAAATTGGTTCAACACCCTTTGTTTTAGTAGTTGAATCCTTAAATCGGCGTACAGGTTTAGGTATCCGTTTTGGTTCATGGTTACTAGAAAGAGGGTTTTCTCCCAAATATGCCTATATGGGAACTCATCAAGAAGGTTGTAGCGGAATTTGGGAACAACTCCCCCATCAAGGTATTGATACTATTGGCATCATGAACAAAGTTGAGGAAATGTTAAAATAAGAAAAAAATCCCCGAATTCTTCTGTGATCATCACCATAAATTATCAGATGATCACAGAAGAATTCGGGGATCTGAATCTAAAGGAGAATAATTACCAGTGATTAAAGTGGCTTTTCTTGATCGAGATGGAGTAATTAATATTGATCATCACTATGTTTTTAGATGTGAGCAGTTTGAATTTAATGATGGCATTTTTGCTACTTGTCGTCTACTACAAGATTTAGGTTATAAGCTAATTGTGATCACAAATCAATCAGGTATTGCTCGTGGTTACTATTCTGAACAAGATTTTTTAAGTCTTACTGTCTGGATGTATGAGCAATTTAATAACCAAGATATAACAATACTGGATGTGTTTTACTGCCCACATCATCCCCAATCAACTATATCTAATTACCGTCAAAACTGCCGATGTCGTAAACCGTTACCAGGAATGATTGAACAAGCTTGTCAGAAATATCCTATAGACTTGCAAAGCTCAATCCTAATTGGTGATAGAATATCGGATATGCAAGCTGCTAAAGCCGCAGGAATCGGTAAATTTTATTTACTCAGTCCAGAAATTTTTATTCCTAAAGAATTACAAGTTTCTGCTCGGTTGGATAATCTGGAAGCACTAAAGTTTTTTATTTAATGAATTTGAGAATATGTTTATTAAATATTCATTAAATTTTACTAAACTTTTACTAAAAAACAAGCAAATTATTTTGCTGTCCTATACAAAACAGAGAGATTTACAAGCAGATGAATAAAGTTGGGCGTTATGTTCAAGAATTGCTAATATTTAAACTCATATATCCTATTTTATTGAGATACATTGACGAAAATCTCATCACGATGACTGAGGAGATGGAGAAAGATAAAATGGAGAATAATATTCCTAAATTAGAGGCGGAATATGAACAATTACCTATTCTTAGGTTAATCTATTCAATTTTATTTAACTATCTGCACACCAACCTAATTACCAGAGAAGATTTGCTCCAGCAATGTCAAAAAGAGAATAATCTTTATCAGTTTCAATATGATGAAGTTGTTCAAATTGAACCAGCTATAAGTTATCAAAAAATTCCCGCAACATTTAGAGAAAAAGAAGGTAAATTTGAATTTACTAATCCTTTTGCTGTGGTTGTTAAAAACGTGGAGTTATTGGGAATTTATGGGATTGGTTTTACTGAGGATAAGAATATTATTTTAGAAACAGTTTTAGATAGAGTAGATGTTTTAGAACACACTGCTATTTCTACAATGAAGGCTGGTTTCAATTCTCAATATATTGCCACCATAGATAAAATAGAATATTTTGATTTAGCTTGTTCATTTGTTAATTATTGGAGTCATTTATACGCTCATTGGATTTATGAGGCTTTAACTAGATTAGAAGTCCTTGAATATTATTCTCAAAAAACAGGTAAAAAACCAGTCTTAATAATTGATAAAGATATTCCTAGTTGGAAAATTCGCTCTTTAGAATTGATGGGTTATGGTCTAGAAAATTATATCCAATGGAATGGATATAGAGCTAAAGTTAATGAATTAGTTATTTGCTCTAAAAGACGTGAAGGAGGACGTATTTCTATCAAAGCTTGTCATTGGGTAAGAGAACGTATTCTTAGTAACGTAGATACTTATGCAAATCCAAATCTGGTTTTGAGTCCCAATATTTTTATTTCTCGTAAAAAAGCAAATGCTCGCCGCATTTTGAATGAAGAAGAAGTAAGCAATACTCTCGATAAAATGGATTTTGTACCTTATGTTCTAGAAGATTTAGATTTTGCTGACCAAGTAAAATTGTTTGCTCAAGCTAAATTTATTATTGCTCCTCATGGTGGTGGAGTAACAAATATTATTTTCTCCCAAAATTTAAATTTAATTGAACTTTTTGGTCAGAAAATTAGCCATTTCTATTATACAGTTGCTAAAGGATTAGGATTCGATTATGCTTGTATGTTTTGTGAGGTAAAGAATGAAGATATCATTGTCAATTGTGAAGAATTAAGTAGAATGGTTGATAAAATGACAAAAAATAGAATTTGATAATGTAAATTAGATGATCATAAAGCTTGATGAAAATTTAAATTTTGACTAACAGATTATTAATTTTGTATGAACAGTAAATTAAATTCTCCTAAACATTGCTTAGTCACTGGTGCTGCTGGTTTTATTGGTAGCCACTTGTGTGATCTCCTCCTCAAATCAGGTCATAGTGTCGTTGGTTTAGATAATTTAGTGACAGGAAGAACGGATAATTTAAAAGTGGCTCAAACCTATTCCACATTTACATTTATTGAGCAAGATGTTGCTGATATTTCCCCATCCATATTAACAGATATTGACTGGGTATTTCATTTAGCAGGATTAGCTGATTTAGTTCCCTCAATCCAAAATCCAGGAGCATATTATCATGCCAATTTACATAGTACATTCGTCCTTTTAGAAGCTTGTCGTACTGCTAAAATCCAAAAATTTATCTACACAGCTTCTTCCACTTGCTATGGTATTCCTAATCAATATCCCACATCAGAAACCTATCCTTGTCATCCTAAACATCCATACGGCTTAACAAAATATTTAGGTGAACAATTAGTCATGCACTGGGCGCAAGTTTATCAACTTCCAGCCCTTTCTTTACGATTGTTTAATGTGTATGGACCAAGATCCAGAACCACAGGAGCTTATGGTGCAGTATTTGGCGTATTTTTAGCTCAAAAACTAGCGAAAACCCCTTTTACTGTTGTTGGAGATGGAATGCAAACGAGAGATTTTACCTTCGTTAGTGATGTAGTAGCAGCCTTTATCAAAGCTGCTGAATCGGATATTACCGGGGAAATTATTAATATTGGTTCTGGTAAATCCGAAAGCGTTTTAACACTGGTGAAATTATTAGCAGGAGAAATTACTCACATTCCCAAACGTCCAGGAGAACCTGATTGTACTTGGGCTGATATTGCCAAAGCTACGACTCTTTTAAAATGGCAACCTCAAGTACCTTTAAGTGAAGGTGTAAGTGAAATGTTAGCCAATATTGAACTTTGGCGAGATGCTCCAGTTTGGACACCAGAAACAATTCAGCAAGAGACAAAATCGTGGTTTGAGCATTTAGGAAAGGAATAAAAATGACCAACTCATCTATAAGACTTTACCAACAATCAATCAAGGTACAAACTACTGGTAAATCCCTATGTCAAATTACGCCCCAAGTCCAAGCAGTCATTACAGAATCGGAAATTACAGCAGGAATTTGTAACCTTTTTATCCGTCATACTTCCGCCAGTTTATTGATTCAAGAAGAAGATGCCAAACCCGACGTAGAAACCTTTTTTGCGAAGTTAGTTCCCGAAAATGGTCAATATCTTTTAGCCGGACAAGGTTTAGATGATATGCCGGCACATATTCGCTCTGCCCTTACCCATACCTCTGAACAGATCCCCATTACTCAAGGTCTTTTGCAGCTAGGACGTTTACAAGATATTTATATCTGGGAACATCGTCAGTCTGGTTACATCCGTGAAGTCGTTATCAATATATTGGGATATTAAAAATGTCACAACTATTAACCATTAATCAAATACCCTTCGTTAATCTTAAAAGTCAACACGCTGCCATAAAGTCTGAGTTACTAGCAGCAATGGGTGAAGTCCTTGATGATGGCAACTTTATTTTAGGCGAGCAAGTTGCAGAGTTTGAGCGTCAGTTTGCTCAATTGTGTGGCGTTCGTTATGCAGTTGGTGTTAATTCTGGGACAGATGCCTTAATTTTTGCACTCAAAGCACTTGGTATTCGTTCTGGTGATGAAGTTATTACTGTCCCTAATTCTTTCGTGGCTTCAGCTACCTGTATTCGCATACTTGGTGCTAAACCTGTATTCGTTGATGTGGGCGATGATTACAATATTGATCCAACTAAAATCGCCGCAGCTATTACTCCCAAAACAAAGGCAATTATCCCTGTACATCTAACGGGAAGACCTTGTAACATGAAACCAATTTTAGATATTGCCCAGGAAAATGGAATAGCTGTAGTGGAGGATGCCGCCCAATCTGTACTGGCTGAGTATCAAGGTCAACGAGTAGGTTCTTTGGGAATAGTGGGTTGTTTCAGTTTACACCCCCTGAAAAACTTAAATGCTTGTGGAGATGGAGGAGTAATAGTAACGGATGATTCCGAACTGTATGACCAGTTAAAAATTATGCGGAATATTGGTTTACGAACTCGTGATGACTGTGTGATGTGGTCTCATAATTCTCGCTTAGATACTCTACAAGCAGCTATTCTGTTAGTTAAGTTGCGTTACCTCCAGGAATGGACACAGCAACGTCAAGAAAATGCTCACTATTACCAAAGTCAACTTGCGGGTATTCCTCAAATCATAATGCCATGGGAACGAGAGTGGGAAAAATGCGTTTACCACACCTTTGTGATTCAA harbors:
- the gmhB gene encoding D-glycero-beta-D-manno-heptose 1,7-bisphosphate 7-phosphatase, with the translated sequence MIKVAFLDRDGVINIDHHYVFRCEQFEFNDGIFATCRLLQDLGYKLIVITNQSGIARGYYSEQDFLSLTVWMYEQFNNQDITILDVFYCPHHPQSTISNYRQNCRCRKPLPGMIEQACQKYPIDLQSSILIGDRISDMQAAKAAGIGKFYLLSPEIFIPKELQVSARLDNLEALKFFI
- a CDS encoding glycosyltransferase family 61 protein encodes the protein MNKVGRYVQELLIFKLIYPILLRYIDENLITMTEEMEKDKMENNIPKLEAEYEQLPILRLIYSILFNYLHTNLITREDLLQQCQKENNLYQFQYDEVVQIEPAISYQKIPATFREKEGKFEFTNPFAVVVKNVELLGIYGIGFTEDKNIILETVLDRVDVLEHTAISTMKAGFNSQYIATIDKIEYFDLACSFVNYWSHLYAHWIYEALTRLEVLEYYSQKTGKKPVLIIDKDIPSWKIRSLELMGYGLENYIQWNGYRAKVNELVICSKRREGGRISIKACHWVRERILSNVDTYANPNLVLSPNIFISRKKANARRILNEEEVSNTLDKMDFVPYVLEDLDFADQVKLFAQAKFIIAPHGGGVTNIIFSQNLNLIELFGQKISHFYYTVAKGLGFDYACMFCEVKNEDIIVNCEELSRMVDKMTKNRI
- a CDS encoding SDR family oxidoreductase produces the protein MNSKLNSPKHCLVTGAAGFIGSHLCDLLLKSGHSVVGLDNLVTGRTDNLKVAQTYSTFTFIEQDVADISPSILTDIDWVFHLAGLADLVPSIQNPGAYYHANLHSTFVLLEACRTAKIQKFIYTASSTCYGIPNQYPTSETYPCHPKHPYGLTKYLGEQLVMHWAQVYQLPALSLRLFNVYGPRSRTTGAYGAVFGVFLAQKLAKTPFTVVGDGMQTRDFTFVSDVVAAFIKAAESDITGEIINIGSGKSESVLTLVKLLAGEITHIPKRPGEPDCTWADIAKATTLLKWQPQVPLSEGVSEMLANIELWRDAPVWTPETIQQETKSWFEHLGKE
- a CDS encoding secondary thiamine-phosphate synthase enzyme YjbQ, whose product is MTNSSIRLYQQSIKVQTTGKSLCQITPQVQAVITESEITAGICNLFIRHTSASLLIQEEDAKPDVETFFAKLVPENGQYLLAGQGLDDMPAHIRSALTHTSEQIPITQGLLQLGRLQDIYIWEHRQSGYIREVVINILGY
- a CDS encoding DegT/DnrJ/EryC1/StrS family aminotransferase, which codes for MSQLLTINQIPFVNLKSQHAAIKSELLAAMGEVLDDGNFILGEQVAEFERQFAQLCGVRYAVGVNSGTDALIFALKALGIRSGDEVITVPNSFVASATCIRILGAKPVFVDVGDDYNIDPTKIAAAITPKTKAIIPVHLTGRPCNMKPILDIAQENGIAVVEDAAQSVLAEYQGQRVGSLGIVGCFSLHPLKNLNACGDGGVIVTDDSELYDQLKIMRNIGLRTRDDCVMWSHNSRLDTLQAAILLVKLRYLQEWTQQRQENAHYYQSQLAGIPQIIMPWEREWEKCVYHTFVIQAERRDQLRQFLSDRGIGTAIHYPVPIHLSTAGKELSYPAGSFPVAEMQASRILSLPIYPGLTVQELEQVCENIKLFYQ